In Tachysurus vachellii isolate PV-2020 chromosome 24, HZAU_Pvac_v1, whole genome shotgun sequence, the sequence GCACTGAATAATCAAGGACTTCATGGCCAGACCCCAAGACGCACTCCACTCTTGACCTCAAGGAACATCAGGAGTCGACTAGAATATGCCAGGAGGAATTTGGATAAAACTACAGAGTTCTGGGAGACAGTtctatggactgatgaaaccaAACTGGAACTttttggacatacagtatggaCCAGCGGTACATCTGGCGTGCAAAAGGTCAGGCTTATGACCAAAACAATACCATCCCCACGGTCAGGCACCGGAGGTGGGTCAttgatgttgtggggctgtttttctgTGGCAGGAACTGGCAATCTTGATCGTGTACCTGGCATCATGGATTCCCAGAAATACCAGGTCATTTTAAAGAAGAACGTGATGCCTTCTGTTGACAAATTAAACCTTGGTGATCATTGGatcttccagcaagacaatgatacCAAGCACACCTCCAAATCAACTAATGCTTGGTTGGGGAAAAGATGCTGGAGCGTCCTGGAGTGGCCTTCTCAATCACCAGATttaaatccaattgaaaatctttgGTGGGATCTCCAAGCGAGAGGTCTAAGAAGCTTGTCAACACTTATCGAAACCGTTTGTTAGAAGTTGAATATTTCTGATTGCAACTGTATATAGTGATATAtgacgaggaggaggagtggATGATGCCATCACTGAACTTCTCACCAAATACAGAATGCCACTGAGTTACTTCTCAAAAACGTATCAAACACATTTAGGTCTTTTGTTGTGTATATTATCACACTGCTGTTTACGTGGCACATTATGTCTCAGTGATACTATAGAAATTTATGATAACGATAATAGCCAGAACTATtaccagagctgctgttatataaaatgaatccATGACGTTTGACCAACAATGAGCTGAGAATCCAGCCATCAAACATCAGCAAGCTAGAAGACGACACTGCAGTTTTATTGGACTACAGAATAATGATTACAAAATCTCTGCTTCGTCGCACGACCCAGACGCCGATCCTGACGCTGACCTCTGATGTCTAAACATAACTTCTGTCTCAGTCGTATTACAAAGTTCAGGCTTTATCTCCtcctgtgtgattttttttatattacacatCCTTATTAAACAGTATGTAatacagacatactgtatgaggACTTTGACCAGTTCACGCAGAAGTCAGCGGCTTTAGTTGACATCTGATTTGATTTGGAAATCTCTCTGAATTACATCTTGTTCTCTACgtcctctgtttttcttttttttctccacacgaTGGATCTGTCATCTCTGAGAGAGCGTGCAGGCGAAAAAGAAATCGTAAAAGTCCCGGGACCGACTTTGACCTTCCAGAACATCTCTTATGTTGTGAGAGAGAGCCGGGGGCCTTGCCGTAAGAGAGCACCTGAGAGAGAGATCCTGAAAGATGTCAGGTCAGTGCTAACAGCACCAGGATGATGCTTACAGGATCAGCTTTTTTGTCTATCATAAGTGGTTTAAGTAGTTTATAAATTCCAGTTTAGATCACAccctttttccattttaaatccAGATTAAATTCAGATTAAATCCAGATACTAATATTTGTTACCGGGGGCAATTTATAAATTTTCTTATTGTCACCCATAAATGAGTAAGAAAGACAAAATATCTTGCAGCCTACTGAAAGTGGAAAGAGCAGATAAATAGGctgctgtaatacacacatacacacacacacacacacacacacacacacacacacacacacacacacacacaccggtgtAAACAATCACTCATTACCGGCTCGTTCACTGCCTTTTAAATGGAGCTTTATATTTCAGTAGTGCTTTGTAGGGGCATAAATGTTTGCTCATTTCCAGTGTATTAACATCATAAAGCAAAACACATTGCAGGAATAACAGTTGCGAAGAGCATGAGGTTGTTCAATCACCAGGGTTCGACTGTCACGCTCCGATTATTTGTTCACTGCTGCTTTATTTTAGTGGCATCATGAAGACGGGACTGAACGCCATCATGGGTGCGACAGGGAGCGGAAAAACCTCGTAAGTTTAAAGTTCTTTATTACTCCTGTGTTTATGCACTTAACATCAAGAAGACGTTGTAGCAAAAAATAAAGTTCCTGAACATATACCAGGGTTTGATTCtgagcatacaaagacattcatgtCGCTCGttaaaggcattatttaaaaaaggaatgaatTTGGAACAGCAAAGAAAGCCTTCCACCGACCACCAGAAGTCTGATGATTATAACCCTGTCAGTCTGGAGCCTAAGGGTTATTTTGAATacgatgctaccaccaccaccatgcttcagtcAGTCAGGTTTCCACCAAATGCAGGGCTTTACAATAAAACTCCAAAATGATTTAGAACATTTTCTTCTAATGAAATCCTTTTTACAACGTCTCCAACACGTCTATGTATGTGAAATGTTTATCCAGTCCCAAAAGTCCCAAAAGTTCAACTACGTATTCATGACACTGTCATTTAGACACTGTCAAACTTCATTTGTTCTACTTTTAGTTAAACTCTTTTTGACACAAACAGACCATAGGgcttaaacgtgtgtgtgtgtgtgtgtgtgtgtgtgtgtaggcttttAGATGTGATCGCGGGCAGGAAGGATCCTCGTGGTTTGCGTTCAGGTCAGGTCTTGGTGGATAATAAAGTCGTGACTTCTGAACTACGTCTCATCTCAGCTTACGTTGTTCAGGTTGGTGAGATCTGAATCCCACTGCAGCACCTAACACAACAGGGATGCTTAAACATGCTATCGATGTCTCCTTGTGTATTAGGACGACATTCTGATGGGAACCCTGTCCGTGAGAGAGAACCTGATGTTCTCCGGACTCTTGCGCTTTCCACGCCATCAGTACACTACTGCTGAGATAAAGAAGAAAGTGGTGAGCGTTATCGGAGAACTGGGCCTGCAGGACTGCGCAGACACCAAGGTAAAATCCGCACACTGTCTCCTTTAGCATAGCGTGCGTCCACTCAGTGCACGTCTGTTTTTTCTCTCGTTGTTAGATCGGGACTGAGTTTCTGAGAGGTGTTTCTGGTGGAGAGAGAAAGCGCTGCAGCATAGGAATGGAGCTCATGACGTGTCCGACGCTCCTGTTCCTGGACGAGCCGACCAGCGGACTCGACTCCAACACAGCCAACAGCATCATAGCTCTGCTGCACAGGTAGCAAAAACATCGTTCATAGAGAAACATCTTGAActtgtcacatacatacacatgtataccaTCCGTCTCTCCTTCATCCAGACTGTCCCGGAGCGGCACCACCATCATTTTCTCCATCCACCAGCCGCGTTATTCCATCTTTAGACTGTTCGACCACCTGACTCTGATGTACAAAGGAGAATGTGTCTACACCGGTCCTGCTAATGATGCTGTTCGCTACTTTAATGACATAggtaaatgtcacacacacacacacacacacacacacacacacacacacacacacacacacacactctgtaaccTTCAACACAAGgctatgtttatattctgttaGGCTATGAGTGTGAGCCTTTCAACAATCCTGCAGATTTCTTCCTGGACATCACAAACGGAGAAGTTTCCCCTTCAGTGATAACAGGTAAAATATCACTTTTTAGAGTAGACTTTCCTCCCATTGATCTGTTAAGCATAATGTTTCTGCTTTCCTGTCTAACTCATGAATGATTCAGTCCtctgaatgatttattttgcactttttgccatgtttgtgtgtgtgtgtgtgtgtgtgtgtgtgtgtgtgtgttttggaataGATAAATCACTGGCAGAGCTTTATAGAAATACCAGGGATTTTGCTGAACTCACAGAGGAACTGAAACAAATCACCGTCCAGTCAGATTATATAACCACATCGAAAAGATCAACCCCATCTTATGTGACACCGTTCCtctatcaggtgtgtgtgtgtcttcatgtatgtatgtatatatgtatatatataaaatgtactcACTTTtatggccagcggtttagacattaatggggacagcaaatgtacactgttatacaagctgaacactcgctactttacaTTAGAGCACAGAGTCATTCCTTCAgtgttcattcactcactcactcatcttctaccgcttatccgaactacctcgggtcacggggagcctgtgcctatctcaggcgtcatcgggcatcaaggcaggatacaccctggacggagtgccaacccatcacagggcacacacacacacactctcattcactcacacactcacacactacggacaattttccagagataccaatcaacctaccatgcatgtctttggaccgggggaggaaaccggagtacccggaggaaacccccgaggcacggggagaacatgcaaactccacacacacaaggaggaggcgggaatcgaacccccaaccctggaggtgtgaggccaacgtgctaaccactaagacactgtgACCCCCtccttcagtgttgtcacatgaaaatataataaaatatttacataaatgcgagggaggggtgtacttactttttGTCAGATActgttatatatgtgtgtgtttatgtacacacacacacacgcaaaagtttaggcacccctgacaatttccatgattttcatgtataaatatttgggtgttttatcagcatatttcattttgatctattaaataactgaaggacactaaagtaatatttcagtagtgacatgaggtttattggattaacagaaaatgtgcaatatgcatcaaaactaaattagacaggtgcataaatttgggcaccccaacagaaatcACCTTGATATTTAGTAGAGTCTCCTTTAGCAgtaataacagcctctagacgcttcctatagcctgtaatgagtgtctggattctggatgaatgtattttggaccgttCCTCCTTACAGAACATCTctagttcagttaggtttgatggttgccgagctgGACAGCCTCACATCACCAcacagatgttcagtgatgttcaggtctggggactgggatggcagaacattccagaacattgtacttgttcctctgtaTAAATGCcccagtagattttgagcagtgttttgggtcgttgtcttgttgaaatatccagccccggggtaacttcaactttgtgactgattcctcaacattattctcaagaatctgctgatattgactgaatccatgcgaccctcaactttacccagattcccagtaccggcactggtcacacagccccacagcatgatggaacctccacctaattttactgtgggtagcaagtgtttttgtTGGAATGGTGTGTTCTTTTGCCCCCATGCATAatgccccttgttatgaccaaataactcaaccTTTGtgtcatcactccacagcaacTTATTCCAAATCTGCGTTTGCAGACCTCgagcgactccgtttgtggtgtgtgtgcaggaaaGGGTTCTTTCacatcactctcccgtacagcttcaccttgtgcaaagcgtgctgaattgttgaacgatgcacattgacaccatctgcagcaggttgatgtaggtctttggaggtggtctgtgggctgtttttgaccttctcaccatccttcacctctccaatattttacgtgacctgccacttctggccttaacaagaactgtgcccgtggtcttccatttcctcactatgttcctcacagtggacgcTGACAGCTTATAACTCTGCCATAACTTTTTGTAACCTTCCCTTAAACcgtaatgttgaacaatctttgttttcaggtcatttgagagctGTTTTCAGGCCTCCATGTTgtcactcttcagaggagagtcaaagagaacaacaacttgcaattgacATTAAATCCCTTTTCTCATGATCAGATGAACCTCTCTATGAAgatcaaggcttaatgagccaccaaaccaattgtgtgttccaattaatcagtgctaagtagttacaggtattcaaatcaacaaaatgacaAGGGTgcacaaatttatgcacctgtctaattcagttttgatgcatattgctgttaatccaataaacctcattttactactgaaatattactttagtgtccttcagttatttgagagatcaaaatgaaataggtgataaaacacccaaatatttattcatggaaattgtcaggggtgcctaaacttttgcatacaactgtttatgtgtatatacagtatatatatatatatatatatatatatatatatatatatatatatatatatatatatatatatatatatatatatatatacatatatatatatatatatatatatatatacatacatacatacatatgtatgtgtgtgtgtgtatgtgtgtgtgtgtgtgtgtgtgtgttaaacagttaaacatggtgtcCAGGAGAACGGCTCTGAACTTGTTGAGGAATCCTCAGACCTCCTATGCACAGACGGCTCTGAACATCCTGTTTGGATTGATGGTGGGACTCATTTACTTTCAGATGCCTCACACGTTACCCGAGGGCCTGCAGAACAGGTACACGTCCATCTTTCTTTCCATCTGCCCATCTTTCCCTCTAATCCTATCTATCCTTCAATCTGAGGAATATTTCAGACTGTAGCTAAACAAATCAGTAGATCTATAATAATGAGTAGATCTGTTATAATAGATAAAATAATGtgatgacaaataaacaaatatctaaataatacagtgtgtgtgtgtgtgtgtgtgtgtgtgtgtgtgtattcaattcaattcaagtttatttgtatggcgctttttacaatggacattgtctcaaagcagctttacagaacataaacatagaacagaagatcaacataaggagtaatataaagaattaatataataaaaattcaaaatatatatagttcacagtgtgtatgtgtgtatgtgtgtatgtgtgtgtgtatgtatgtatgtatgtatgtatgtatgtatgtatgtatgtatgtatgtgtgtatgtatgtatgtgtgtatgtatgtatgtatgtgtgtatgtatgtatgtatgtatgtatgtatgtatatgtatttatccccaatgaacaagtctgaggtgactcaggtgactgtggggaggaaaaacacccttagatggtaaggaaACCTcaaaagaaaccttgagaggaaccagactcaaaggggaacctcatcctcatctgggtgacactgggggtgtgattataaatatacagtcaaacaaatgctgtattggtgtaaaagatcacatggagttcacatctcctctttagtatcacagagtctaactggagctggtagatctgtagatgtctcaggatcctcacagagtcgccctcatctcagtggaggtccgagatcttcatcgcacagaagaggatcggagctggtacaatgtctgggtgtctcgggatggtagaaagagagaagcagtggagagggattaacatatctgctgttcataaaaatgtgcaagtcagatgtaatagagcacaatattatgggatgtattatgtgtacgtctgactaaagagatgagtttttaatctacatttaaactgtgaaagtgtgtctgagccccgaacactatcaggaagactattatagagtttgggagctaaataagaaaacgctctaccacctttagtagacttagatattctgggaactaccagaagtcctgagttttgtgatctcagagagcgtgaaggattgtaacgtgttagaagactagttagatacatgggagctaaaccattaagagccttgtacgtaagtagcagcagtttgtaatcgattctaaacttaacaggtagccagtgtagagatgataaaattggggttatatggtcatactttcttgtcctagtgagaactctggcagctgcattttggactaactgtagcctatttattaaagatgcaggacaaccacctagtaatgcattacaatagtccagtctagaggtcatgaaagcatgaactagcttctcagcatcagatacagacaggatgtttctcagcttggcaatatttctaaggtgaagaaggctgtgtttgtaatatggtgatatgattttaaagacaagttactgtctaataaacaccaggtctttcactgtcgagctactagtaacagtacatccctctaattgggaggtaaagtgtgagagtttctgtgtagaaaattacagctcatccagtcttatATCTCTttaaggcactgagttaatttggacactttagtttttcatctggttttgatgagatatataactgtgtctTCACTtcagcagtggaaactaatcccatgtcttctaataatgttccctaatggaagcatgtatatcgagaaaataTATCATCGGTATCATCATCAGTATATCAtcagtatattgtgtgtatgtgtgtgtgttaatttcaGAACTGGAGCGttcttcttcctcatcatcaATATGGTGTTTGCGAACCTGTCAGCAGTGGAGCTCTTTATTAATGAGAGAGtgctgtttgtgtgagtgtgtgatattTTAACCACTGATTACAGGTATTTTTCTCCAACTTAGTTTCTAGAAAtcaccccgtgtgtgtgtgtgtgtgtgtgtgtgtgtgtgtgtgtgtgtgtgtgtgtgtgtgtgtgtgtgtgtgtgtgatatattcACAGGCATGAGAACTCGAGCGGTTATTACCGAACCTCTGTGTACTTCCTGTCTAAAGTGTTTGTAGATTTAATACCAAACCGTCTGATTCCTATCTTTGTCTTCTCTGTGATCTCCTACTACATGATGGGTGAGTACAAcaacattatatacagtatatatttatataaaatgttatataaattattacttTATGGTATTCATTTTACTTACTACTgaacattattaattatttatttacctttaataaattaaaatgaaataatttacatattttatagcAGGTggtcttatatatatatatatatatacatatgaatATATGATACATtttccgtgtgtgtttgtgtgtgtgtgtgtgtgtattcagggCTGAAGCCAGCGTTTGTGGCGTTTCTGTGTTTTACACTGACCATGTCTCTGGTGAGTCTGGCGGCGGTCAGCCTGGCGTTCCTGGTCAGTGCCAGTGTGAGCTCCTTCGCCATGGCCAACGCTCTCATCGCATTGCCCTTTGTCTTTATGAtggtcagtgtttttattcacacagcTCTGACCTTTGTAATACGGTAATTATAAGACTAAGATTTCCATCTTTCACAGGTATTCGGCGGCTTCCTGGTGAATCTCAACTCCATGCTGAGCTGGTTGTCCTGGCTCAAGTGGATCAGTATCTTCCGATACGGACTGAATGTAGGGAGAAGAGACTCTCACCTTTCTCACCTCAGTCAGACTTTCAAACAAAGTGTCATAAGTGTCATAACTCAGGTGTTTAGCaaagtgtataaagtattattcagatttgttatcttcaaattcaaattctagGGTCAGGGtttggagtttggggtcagaTTTAGGGTCAGATTTAGGGTCAGATTTAGGGTCAGATTTGGGGTCAGATTTAGGGTCAGATTTAGGGTTAGCTAAAAACATGATCAAATATCAGGCAGTAACATTACCTGCAGCTAGAAATGCATAAATAGCATGATATCTTATATGTTTGCAGGCGATAACCATCAATGAAATGACAGGACAGGTGTTTTACACTAACAATACCAGGTACCATCTCATATTTTCATAGGAATTCTAACCTGCCTGTTCGCTGGTGTCTGTAGCAATGTGTAAAGATGTGTTGAATCGTACTGAATTGCTGATTTATTCTCTGCTGAAGTTTTCCAGGAGAGCTGTATCTTCAGGCTCAGAGAATCAACTACAGCACTTGGGGCTTCTGGCAGAATCATGTGGCTCTGCTGGGGATCACGCTGGTGTGTATGACGCTGGCCTACGTGCAGCTCCTCAGGATTAATCGCTGGAAGTGACGGAATCACAACACCACGAGGAAAAGTAGAAATACATCTGTTATATCTTTTAACCAAAGAAATTGCGAATCATTGAATCTTCTCATCTTCATCTGCTGTTCTGGTGACGAGCAACAACgtgacatttttaaacaatcagTTTACATCCTTTTCAACGAACTTgtattttatgcatttattactGCTAAAACTTTAACAATAAGGAATTACCATTAGGTTTGATGTTCCcccttttttactttaattgtaattacattttatttaatcatttgtaatataattttgtttttatttcagtgtaattGTACTTTAATCCAACTTAAATTGTTGTTaattaacagtaaaataaataaataaatagatagatagataaataaaaagatccGATACAAAAGAGCCGACTCTTCATGATCAGCGTGTCTAAATAGATTTACACGTCAATGTGGAAGtagccactagatggcagcacgTGATCTCGCTCTCTTTCATATACAagcacagtgtgtttgtgtgtgtgttaaggatGAGTCTGCAagtggtgtgtctgtgtctgtgtgtgtgtgtgagagagagagagagacagagtgagtgtgtgtgagtgtgtgtgtgtgtgtgagagagagtgagtgagtgagtgagtgtgtgcgtgtgtgggtgtgtgtgtctgagagagagggcgagagagtgtgtgtttgtgtgtgtgtgagagagagagacagagagagagtgtgtgtgtgtgtgagagagagagagagagagagagtgtgtgtgagagagagagtgtgtgtgtgtgtgagagagagagagagactgtgtgtgtgtgtgtgtgtgtgtgtgtgtgtgtgtgagagagagtgtgtgtgtgtgtgtgtgtgagagagagagagagagagagagagagtgtgtgtgtgagtgtgtgtgtgtgagagagagtgagtgagtgtgtgtgtgtgtgggtgtgtgggtgtgtgtctgagagagagggcgagagagtgtgtgtttgtgtgtgtgtgagagagagacagagagagagtgtgtgtgtgtgtgtgagagagagagagagagagagagagagagagtgcgtgagagagagagtgtgtgtgtgtgtgtgtgagagagagagagactgtgtgtgtgtgtgtgtgtgtgtgtgtgtgtgtgtgtgagagagagagagagagagagagagagagagtgtgtgtgtgtgtgtgagagagagagagagagagagagagagagagagagagagagtgtgtgtgagagagagagagagagagagagagagtgtgtgtgtgtgagagagagagagagagagagagagagagagagacagagacagagagagtgtgtgtgtgtgagagacagagacagagagagtgtgtgttcactgcagagAAAATGCAAAAACCCCAAACTGTACAGTTCTGTTATTTGACGTTCCATGACCCATATCATCAATGTGATCTCTtcaacagagagaaagtgaagaggaggaagagatggagatggtgtgtgtgtgtgtgtgtgtgtgtgtgtgtgtgtgtgtgctcattttGTTACACAAACCTTACTTTCTCACCCACAACTTTGGTGACTTTGCACTtgctgtttccatggcaacacttTATCTAGTCATAAATATCTGAGcaagaaggtgtgtgtgagtgtttgtgtgtgtgtgtgagagagagagagagagtgagagagagagagagaacattgtGTCACATTAGCATGCTAATCTCTAATTGCATGCTAGCACAACTGACTGGTTTTAATGTGTCCTTTTTAGCTTAAATGGATTTGATCTGTGACTGttaacatttacaaacaaaccttatgatgaaaaagaaaaactgagaGTTTATATTGAGTTTGACTCAAGCTTTATTAGTCTTTGACTTTACAATGGCACATGAAGACGAAGCCCAAGAGCATCTGTCACTTTTCCTCATGACATTCAAATGAGATTAAAGCTTTTTAAACATAGCAGTGCAAAAAAGTTTCAACTTCTCTCACTTCTGAAACACTTTAAATAGGATTATAATGAAATACTGCttgtgctaatgctaatgctaatttgtgtaaattttttgttatttctgtcaGGAGTTAGCGGTGTTGTGATATCACATGGTTACTGTAGCTAGCGCAGTTACAATGATGTTTAATAGCAGACACGTGCCTCGGTTATCTATTAAACAAATGAagggtgtgatgtgtgtttgtgtgtgtatgtagtcaAGAAAGTGAAGGTGAACAGTCGTGTTTTTCTAGAACTCTGGAAGTCTTAGCACAGCTATTTAAAACCTGACCTCATTACACCAGCCTCTGTTCACACTAAAAATGTTTCTGGTTCAGGACACAGTCCTCATGTCTGAAGGACAAGCTGCTGATTTACACCGACCTCGTCCACGTCTTTTAGCAGTTAAGGTGCTGTGCTTAGTGGCTGAGGAGCTGCGCttgttacccataatgcataGTGAGCATATGGGGTACACTCTTTGTGTTTGGGTTTCATGTCACCATTTCTGGAAGACTCCAATTCTGAATTCTGTGTACATCAGAACGACAAATGGGGATGTTCTGGAATCTAATACTGATAGTTTTAGACGAGACGGGATTAGTCATGATATTCGACATCAACGATGCCGTGTACCGATATTTGTGCTTCGGTCTGGGAAAACCTACGAGTTTGTGCTTCCAAGAACATACtttgaaaatatatttgtacaAAATGACACGTATTCAGAAGCGTATGTATATTTCAGAGCAGCGAGTGTGTACTAGCACCTACTTTAcaggaagtttaaaaaaaaaaaaaaaggtgaggtACATCATAGACACTGCACATGCAAAATACTAGTGTGTGAAATCTTCTGAGCTCCGAACGGCTCAGAGACTCCTTCTTACAGCAGATCGGACAAGCCGTGGCCGGTTAAAGCGttttttttcagtctatttCTGAGACGATGGATCTATTAGggatgtaaatgtataagaatGGACCATAGCTGAGGATATTACGTGGTTTTTCTGTCCGTCCTTTCAGGCCACGCCCAATCTAGGTTTACAACTAAATCCAAACTTAGATAGTGttacagatagagagagacagtgttgtTACAGTCCGGGATCCGTGTCTCTATTCCATAGATTTATCAAAGATGACGATGTTGATCGGCTAGTTAAGATTTTACACAACGTGTCACTGAAAAACACAAGTTTATGCTACAGAATTGTTTTAGTGTTCAGTTCGActtaatgtgcttttttttgtgctaaTATGGTTGCTTTGTGCATTGTATTCACGTTACATATCGTACTCTTGTACTTATAGCGTCTGTCGCTGTTCCCTGTTCATGAATATTAGCTGTAACCGTAGTGACAGGTGACAGGTGACATCACTGTCGTCGGTGGGCGTGGCCTGACTTTTGATAAGAAATGGTAATAGATATAAACAGCTACTTCCTTCCAAACATCCGTTTTTCTCTTCCTCACATCTCTACgcacatttaattaaatgaaacgacgtgtttttatttttgagtttCAGACAGTAACCATGAATGAGCTACAGGTGAAGACGAAATGCTTCATATGCATGTAAAAAGATGGAGGTTAGTCACCTGTCACTGATTAGTGTGAACATAGAGTAAGTCAATGTCacaatcaggtgtgtgtgtgtgtgtgtgtgtgtgtgtgtgtgtgtgtgtgtgtgtgtattagtacTCCCACAGC encodes:
- the abcg2b gene encoding broad substrate specificity ATP-binding cassette transporter ABCG2b isoform X2, whose product is MDLSSLRERAGEKEIVKVPGPTLTFQNISYVVRESRGPCRKRAPEREILKDVSGIMKTGLNAIMGATGSGKTSLLDVIAGRKDPRGLRSGQVLVDNKVVTSELRLISAYVVQDDILMGTLSVRENLMFSGLLRFPRHQYTTAEIKKKVVSVIGELGLQDCADTKIGTEFLRGVSGGERKRCSIGMELMTCPTLLFLDEPTSGLDSNTANSIIALLHRLSRSGTTIIFSIHQPRYSIFRLFDHLTLMYKGECVYTGPANDAVRYFNDIGYECEPFNNPADFFLDITNGEVSPSVITDKSLAELYRNTRDFAELTEELKQITVQSDYITTSKRSTPSYVTPFLYQLNMVSRRTALNLLRNPQTSYAQTALNILFGLMVGLIYFQMPHTLPEGLQNRTGAFFFLIINMVFANLSAVELFINERVLFVHENSSGYYRTSVYFLSKVFVDLIPNRLIPIFVFSVISYYMMGLKPAFVAFLCFTLTMSLVSLAAVSLAFLVSASVSSFAMANALIALPFVFMMVFGGFLVNLNSMLSWLSWLKWISIFRYGLNAITINEMTGQVFYTNNTRRAVSSGSENQLQHLGLLAESCGSAGDHAGVYDAGLRAAPQD
- the abcg2b gene encoding broad substrate specificity ATP-binding cassette transporter ABCG2b isoform X1 translates to MDLSSLRERAGEKEIVKVPGPTLTFQNISYVVRESRGPCRKRAPEREILKDVSGIMKTGLNAIMGATGSGKTSLLDVIAGRKDPRGLRSGQVLVDNKVVTSELRLISAYVVQDDILMGTLSVRENLMFSGLLRFPRHQYTTAEIKKKVVSVIGELGLQDCADTKIGTEFLRGVSGGERKRCSIGMELMTCPTLLFLDEPTSGLDSNTANSIIALLHRLSRSGTTIIFSIHQPRYSIFRLFDHLTLMYKGECVYTGPANDAVRYFNDIGYECEPFNNPADFFLDITNGEVSPSVITDKSLAELYRNTRDFAELTEELKQITVQSDYITTSKRSTPSYVTPFLYQLNMVSRRTALNLLRNPQTSYAQTALNILFGLMVGLIYFQMPHTLPEGLQNRTGAFFFLIINMVFANLSAVELFINERVLFVHENSSGYYRTSVYFLSKVFVDLIPNRLIPIFVFSVISYYMMGLKPAFVAFLCFTLTMSLVSLAAVSLAFLVSASVSSFAMANALIALPFVFMMVFGGFLVNLNSMLSWLSWLKWISIFRYGLNAITINEMTGQVFYTNNTSFPGELYLQAQRINYSTWGFWQNHVALLGITLVCMTLAYVQLLRINRWK